One genomic region from Pempheris klunzingeri isolate RE-2024b chromosome 4, fPemKlu1.hap1, whole genome shotgun sequence encodes:
- the pik3cb gene encoding phosphatidylinositol 4,5-bisphosphate 3-kinase catalytic subunit beta isoform produces the protein MPPAMTDLLDIWAAHSPLAGHALDQITVDFLLPTGIYIQMDVPREATIQHIKLLLWKQAQSFPLFPSLGEMESHMFQCVNQAAVHEELEDETRRLCDVRPFLLVLKLVTRNCGRAERLLDSKIGVLIGKGLHELDAINDQEVKDFRSKMFRLSEERMQRVQMMTCTEWLQACFAPQLEPATATPITDGANDRLADLKVTIHFDQSQDSASLKVPLSNTPMELMELAVRKWLTTHGPEEEAWRGQYVLRVSHCLEFLCGDHPLSQYKYIRTCLQAKESPHLTLVHTSTIEAMFDKETSAIRAVVSRKSSNPPLPLPPKRRVPTQVQTCVWDVSSPFKIVLVNGSKVNAEETAKVQVRAGLFHGTELLCKPAVSSESSGRSDHTWKDSTLEFDISVCDLPRMTRLCFAIYAVMDKVKKQKSTKNAHINKYQTIRKAGKVHYPIAWVNTMVFDYKGQLKTGDITLHCWSSFPDELEEMLNPIGTIQTNPYTENATALHIHFPEYSSHPIIFPPFDKILEKAAEIVGASDCVSMGRGGKKFHIELKEIMERDALSQLCENEKDLIWTLRHDCRENFPQSLPKLLLSVKWSKHEDMAQLQALLQIWPKLCPRDALELLDFNYPDQYVREYAVRCLRDMSDEELSQYLLQLVQVLRYEPYYDCALTHFLLERAQGNRKIGHFLFWHLRSEIHMPAVSVQFALMLEAYCRGSIPHIEVLKKQVEALSKLKSVNELIKLGTIKNARSKTKEAMLTKEAMMTCLRQSGYSETLSDLHSPLNPSVLLSGINVEKCRYMDSKMKPLWIVYNNKLLGGDALGIIFKNGDDLRQDMLTLQILRLMDLLWKEANLDLRIVPYGCLATGDRAGLIEVVSSADTIANIQLTSSNVAAAAAFNKDALLNWLKERNSGDALDRAIEEFTLSCAGYCVATYVLGIGDRHSDNIMVRSTGQLFHIDFGHILGNFKSKFGIKRERVPFILTHDFIHVIQQGKTGYTEKFGSFRQYCEEAYLILRKNGNLFITLFALMLTAGLPELTSVKDIQYLKDSLALGKTDDEALKQFRQKFDEALRESWTTKVNWMAHNVAKDNRS, from the exons ctcttatGGAAGCAGGCTCAGTCGTTCCCACTTTTTCCCTCCTTGGGCGAGATGGAGAGCCACATGTTCCAGTGCGTCAACCAGGCAGCCGTGCACGAAGAACTGGAGGACGAAACTCGCAGGCTGTGCGACGTTCGCCCTTTCCTGCTGGTCCTCAAGTTGGTGACGCGCAACTGCGGCCGAGCGGAGCGTCTGCTGGACTCCAAAATCGGCGTGCTCATTGGCAAGG GTCTCCATGAACTCGATGCCATAAATGACCAGGAGGTGAAGGACTTCCGCAGTAAGATGTTTCGTTTGAGCGAAGAAAGGATGCAGAGAGTCCAGATGATGACGTGCACGGAGTGGCTGCAGGCCTGTTTCGCCCCACAGCTGGAGCCTGCGACAGCGACGCCCATCACGGATGGAGCCAACGACCGGCTGGCCGACCTGAAAGTCACGATCCACTTCGACCAGTCTCAG GACTCAGCCAGTCTGAAGGTGCCGTTGTCCAACACCCCTATGGAGCTGATGGAGCTGGCTGTGAGGAAGTGGCTGACCACCCATGGGCCTGAGGAGGAGGCATGGAGGGGTCAGTACGTACTGAGGGTCAGCCACTGTCTGGAGTTCCTCTGTGGGGACCACCCCCTGAGTCAGTACAAG TACATCCGCACCTGCTTGCAAGCCAAGGAGTCTCCACACCTCACCCTGGTCCACACCAGCACCATCGAGGCCATGTTTGACAAGGAAACCTCTGCCATCAGAGCTGTGGTCTCCCGCAAGTCCTCTAACCCACCTTTACCACTACCTCCCAAGAGAAGGGTTCCCACG CAAGTCCAGACGTGTGTGTGGGACGTGTCTAGCCCTTTTAAGATAGTCCTAGTGAATGGCAGCAAGGTGAACGCGGAGGAGACTGCCAAG GTCCAGGTGAGGGCGGGGCTCTTCCACGGCACAGAACTGCTGTGCAAGCCAGCGGTGAGCAGCGAGAGCAGCGGGCGCTCAGACCACACGTGGAAAGACAGCACGCTAGAGTTCGACATCTCCGTCTGCGACCTGCCACGCATGACCCGCCTCTGCTTCGCCATCTATGCCGTCATGGATAAGGTCAAGAAGCAGAAGTCCACCAAAAATGCTCACATAAACAAGTACCAGACCATCCGCAAAGCAGGGAAAGTG CACTACCCCATAGCCTGGGTCAACACCATGGTGTTTGACTACAAAGGCCAGCTGAAGACCGGAGACATCACCCTGCACTGCTGGTCCTCCTTtcctg ATGAACTTGAAGAGATGCTGAACCCCATAGGAACCATCCAGACCAACCCGTATACTGAGAACGCTACAGCCCTGCACATCCACTTCCCAGAGTACTCGTCACACCCCATCATCTTTCCCCCCTTCGACAAG atacTAGAAAAAGCCGCAGAGATCGTCGGAGCAAGTGACTGCGTCTCCATG GGCCGCGGGGGTAAGAAGTTCCACATAGAGCTGAAGGAGATCATGGAGCGGGACGCGCTCTCTCAGCTGTGTGAAAACGAGAAAGATTTAATTTGGACACTACGCCATGACTGCAGAGAGAATTTCCCTCAGTCGCTGCCCAAGCTGCTGCTGTCCGTCAAGTGGAGCAAACATGAGGACATGGCCCAG cTCCAGGCACTGCTTCAGATCTGGCCCAAACTGTGTCCCAGAGATGCTCTGGAGCTTCTGGACTTTAACTACCCTGACCAGTATGTCAGAGAATATGCTGTGCGCTGTCTGCGAGATATGAG TGACGAGGAGCTGTCGCAGTACTTGCTACAGTTGGTGCAGGTGTTGCGTTATGAACCTTACTATGACTGCGCCCTCACCCACTTCCTGCTGGAGCGTGCCCAGGGGAACCGCAAGATAGGACACTTCCTCTTCTGGCACCTACG GTCAGAGATCCACATGCCGGCTGTTTCAGTCCAGTTCGCCCTCATGCTGGAAGCTTACTGCAGGGGCAGCATCCCTCATATTGAGGTTCTAAAGAAACAg GTGGAGGCTCTGAGTAAGCTAAAGTCTGTGAATGAGCTAATTAAGCTGGGAACCATCAAGAACGCTCGGAGTAAGACCAAGGAGGCCATGTTGACCAAGGAGGCCATGATGACTTGTCTGAGGCAGAGCGGCTACTCAGAGACTCTGTCAGACCTCCACTCCCCTCTGAACCCCAGTGTCCTGCTGTCGGGCATCAA TGTGGAGAAGTGTCGGTACATGGACTCTAAGATGAAACCACTCTGGATTGTTTACAACAACAAGCTGCTGGGGGGAGATGCCCTGGGAATCATCTTCAAGAATGGAGACG ACTTAAGGCAAGACATGTTGACCCTGCAGATTTTGAGGTTAATGGATCTGCTATGGAAGGAGGCTAATCTGGACCTAAG AATCGTCCCGTACGGTTGCCTAGCGACAGGTGACCGGGCAGGGCTGATCGAGGTGGTTTCATCGGCAGACACGATCGCTAACATCCAGCTGACCAGCAGCAACgtggcagcagctgctgccttcaACAAGGACGCGTTGCTCAACTGGCTCAAAGAGAGAAACTCTGG TGATGCTCTGGATCGGGCCATTGAGGAGTTCACTCTGTCATGTGCAGGCTACTGTGTAGCCACCTACGTCCTCGGCATCGGAGACCGCCACAGCGACAACATCATGGTCCGCAGCACCGGACAG CTCTTCCACATAGACTTCGGCCACATCCTGGGCAACTTCAAGTCCAAGTTTGGCATCAAGAGGGAGCGCGTACCATTTATCCTCACACACGACTTCATCCACGTCATACAGCAGGGCAAGACGGGATACACTGAAAAGTTTGGCAG TTTCCGTCAGTACTGTGAGGAAGCCTATCTAATTCTGAGGAAGAACGGAAATCTCTTCATCACACTGTTTGCCCTCATGCTGACTGCTGGACTGCCTGAGCTCACCTCAGTCAAAGACATACAGTACTTAAAG GACTCTCTGGCTCTGGGTAAAACCGACGACGAAGCGCTGAAGCAGTTCCGCCAGAAGTTCGACGAGGCCCTGAGAGAGAGCTGGACAACCAAAGTCAACTGGATGGCCCACAATGTGGCCAAAGACAACCGCTCCTAG